From Bacteroidota bacterium, a single genomic window includes:
- a CDS encoding glutaminase, with amino-acid sequence MTDYQAILDRIYDEIQPLLGKGKVADYIPALAKKDNNKFGMVVKLLDGTVFSKGDADELFSIQSISKVLSLTTVIRDTDDFLKTRCGKEPSGTPFNSLVQLEYENGIPRNPFINAGALVTTDQMYTNLNYPKKDFLKFIKNLSGDKGIEFNEKIARSEAGAGYRNASLVNLMKDFDNINNSVDEVLDTYYHQCSIEMNCEQLCDTFAFLTNHGVNPKTGERIISVSRAKRINALMLTCGTYDAVGDVAYRVGLPAKSGVGGGIVAVVPGELTVSVWSPGLDKKGNSLAGIKALELFTTYAENSIF; translated from the coding sequence ATGACAGATTATCAAGCAATTTTGGATCGTATCTATGACGAAATTCAGCCTTTACTTGGAAAGGGGAAAGTGGCAGACTACATTCCTGCTTTAGCAAAAAAAGACAATAATAAGTTTGGAATGGTTGTTAAGTTACTGGATGGTACTGTATTCAGTAAAGGCGATGCCGATGAGCTGTTTTCTATTCAAAGTATATCAAAAGTTTTATCCTTAACCACCGTAATAAGAGATACTGATGATTTTTTAAAAACAAGATGCGGAAAAGAACCATCAGGTACTCCTTTCAACTCCTTAGTGCAGTTAGAATACGAAAACGGTATTCCACGAAACCCGTTTATAAATGCCGGAGCACTGGTTACTACCGATCAGATGTACACTAATCTTAACTATCCAAAAAAAGATTTTTTAAAATTCATTAAAAACCTTTCCGGTGATAAAGGCATAGAATTTAACGAAAAGATAGCACGCTCAGAAGCCGGAGCCGGTTATAGGAATGCTTCATTAGTAAACCTGATGAAAGATTTCGATAACATTAATAATTCTGTTGATGAAGTTTTAGACACTTACTATCACCAATGTTCAATTGAAATGAATTGCGAACAACTTTGCGATACTTTTGCCTTTCTAACCAACCATGGTGTAAATCCAAAAACCGGAGAAAGAATTATAAGTGTAAGTCGTGCCAAAAGGATAAATGCATTAATGCTCACCTGTGGAACATATGATGCTGTTGGCGATGTTGCTTACCGCGTTGGCCTGCCTGCAAAAAGTGGAGTTGGCGGAGGGATTGTTGCAGTAGTACCCGGAGAACTTACAGTTTCCGTTTGGTCGCCGGGATTGGATAAAAAAGGTAATTCACTGGCAGGAATTAAAGCTCTTGAATTGTTTACAACTTACGCAGAGAATTCTATTTTTTAA